A genomic segment from Drosophila willistoni isolate 14030-0811.24 chromosome 2L unlocalized genomic scaffold, UCI_dwil_1.1 Seg168, whole genome shotgun sequence encodes:
- the LOC6652459 gene encoding protein PRY2 — MKFFGILVFALAILVGMSQAQSPTTASPTSTYTTPSSPSSPSTTTYTYTTSPTSPTSPTAISTTPATTAKPFKQQFLSLLFNKKSG; from the coding sequence ATGAAATTCTTTGGTATACTGGTCTTCGCTTTGGCTATTTTGGTTGGAATGTCCCAGGCTCAATCACCCACAACAGCCTCGCCAACATCAACGTATACAAcaccatcatcaccatcatcaccATCGACAACAACATATACCTACACAACCTCACCAACCTCACCAACCTCACCAACAGCCATATCAACGACTCCAGCGACAACAGCAAAACCATTCAAGCAACAGTTCCTTTCATTGTTGTTCAACAAGAAGTCTGGATAG
- the LOC26529654 gene encoding endoplasmic reticulum metallopeptidase 1: MSIEAKRSCKQLPWYFGAGFLMAWMALFYAIVIPLSNSLPNGLKVAEEIEKPGEFVAERAEILLLEIDRMGPRVAGDVANEVVIYDFLLNEIEKIRSEMVTDLFELEVDVQHVSGSYMRDQLMNVYRGVQNVIVKLSAKNSNSTSYLLLNSHTDTKPGAWGAGDDAFMVVVMLEVLRQMSISEKTFLHPIVFLFNGAEEQSLLAAHGFITQHKWATSCKTVINLEGSSGGRELLFQSGPNHPWLMRHYRNSVKHPFATTLAEEIFQAGLIPSDTDFRIFRDYGPVPGLDMATVKNGFVYHTKFDRWALISQDSLQNSGDNILALTRSISNAEEMYDIEAYSEGHSVFFDFLGLFFIYYYESTGVALNMSFSLGGILVVCVSLWRMSRVSCENVSTLACEFGIFLLLAVFGFLLAFGFPLLMSVLYDAGDRTMTYFSNSWLLIGIFICPSLIGLVLPTTLYLTLRTKEKICHAYRLQIAQHAHCVFLSVICIILTIASFRSTYLCMISLLFYFGSQVINLLSTLHNRGYFWALIISAGQIIPFLYLSYRFYSIISIVIPMTGRNGLSPNPDMLVALLCALGSILSFGFLAPLINAFRRPNCIIGGLVLTMFIFCMITLSHIGFPYRSKTNVMRVDSMQVNRRFYDYDGSLSLEDSGYYLHLLDRHREQPLHQTMNLTNLQRLGDTCGDELMCGIPCYRWCASRNEARWLPRREPVELPYPTVLELINRTVLDNGYQVRYFFRLSGPPNLGLFVKPKLGVKLLKWSFDQKMLDYAGTYKPPLQILITSGKDNSPIDFYFELLKSDDNLDLPVFELGVSGHYASPTARRDNSSLEFLKTLPDFAYSMEWPSSYERHIF; the protein is encoded by the exons ATGAGTATTGAAGCTAAACGGAGTTGTAAACAGTTGCCTTGGTACTTTGGCGCTGGATTTCTGATGGCTTGGATGGCTCTGTTTTATGCGATTGTGATACCGTTATCTAATTCCTTACCAAATGGGCTGAAGGTAGCAGAGGAAATAGAAAAACCTGGAGAATTTGTAGCGGAACGAGCAGAAATCTTGCTCCTTGAAATCGACAGAATGGGACCACGTGTGGCCGGAGATGTAGCCAACGAAGTTGTAATTTACGATTTTCTGCtcaatgaaattgaaaaaattcgTTCAGAAATGGTCACAGATTTATTTGAATTGGAGGTGGATGTTCAGCATGTGTCGGGTTCCTATATGAGAGACCAATTGATGAATGTTTATCGGGGTGTACAAAATGTGATAGTAAAACTAAGTGCTAAAAATTCCAATAGCACATCGTATTTGCTGTTGAATAGTCACACCGATACCAAGCCGGGAGCGTGGG GTGCGGGGGATGATGCCTTTATGGTAGTGGTCATGTTGGAAGTCTTACGCCAGATGTCCATATCTGAAAAGACGTTTCTTCAtccaattgtttttttatttaatggaGCTGAGGAGCAATCATTGCTAGCCGCTCACGGGTTTATTACACAGCACAAGTGGGCCACAAGTTGCAAAACCGTAATCAACCTTGAAGGCTCATCGGGTGGACGTGAATTACTTTTCCAAAGCGGACCTAATCATCCATGGCTAATGAGG CATTACAGAAATAGTGTGAAACATCCATTTGCGACTACACTTGCAGAGGAAATATTTCAAGCCGGACTTATTCCTTCCGATACtgattttagaattttccGTGATTATGGACCCGTGCCAG GGCTGGATATGGCCACGGTAAAAAATGGATTTGTTTACCATACAAAGTTTGACCGATGGGCACTCATATCTCAGGACTCACTCCAAAACTCAGGCGACAACATCTTAGCTTTAACACGTAGTATTTCTAACGCAGAAGAAATGTATGACATAGAG GCATATTCCGAAGGCCATTCCGTGTTCTTTGATTTTCTGGGTCTTTTCTTTATCTACTATTACGAGTCAACTGGTGTAGCTTTGAATATGTCATTTTCTCTCGGCGGAATACTTGTCGTGTGTGTCTCATTATGGCGCATGTCGAGAGTATCGTGTGAGAATGTTAGCACATTGGCATGCGAATTCggcatatttcttctattggcCGTTTTTGGATTTCTGTTGGCTTTCGGGTTTCCCTTGTTAATGTCTGTTCTCTACGATGCTGGCGACCGCACAATGACCTATTTCAGCAACAGCTGGCTGCTCATTGGCATCTTCATTTGTCCCTCATTAATTGGCTTGGTATTGCCAACGACTCTATATTTAACTCTAAGAACAAAG GAGAAGATCTGTCATGCATATCGTTTACAAATAGCTCAACACGCCCACTGTGTATTTCTATCTGTCATTTGTATTATTCTAACGATTGCAAGTTTCCGTAGTACGTATCTGTGTATGATTTCTCTACTTTTTTATTTCGGCTCTCAAGTCATAAATCTGCTAAGCACACTCCACAATCGAG GCTACTTTTGGGCACTTATAATTAGTGCTGGTCAGATAATAccctttttatatttaagttaTAGATTTTATAGTATCATATCGATTGTCATTCCAATGACAGGTCGAAACGGCCTCTCTCCTAATCCGGACATGTTAGTTGCCTTGTTGTGTGCCTTGGGTTCTATCTTGTCGTTTGGTTTTCTG GCACCCCTCATCAATGCATTCCGTCGCCCAAACTGTATAATCGGCGGATTGGTCCTAACAATGTTTATATTCTGCATGATAACTCTCTCACACATCGGTTTTCCATATCGATCGAAAACTAACGTAATGCGTGTTGATTCAATG CAAGTGAATCGCAGGTTCTATGATTATGATGGcagtttgagtcttgaagATTCTGGTTACTACCTTCATTTGTTGGATCGGCATAGGGAGCAGCCACTTCATCAGACTATGAATTTGACTAATTTGCAACGACTGGGAGACACTTGTGGCGACGAGCTGATGTGCGGCATTCCGTGTTATCGATGGTGTGCCTCTAGAAATGAGGCTCGATGGTTACCTAGACGGGAACCTGTAGAATTACCCTATCCCACAGTGTTGGAACTTATCAACAGAACCGTCCTAGATAATGGCTATCAAGTACGATACTTCTTTCGACTGAGTGGGCCCCCAAATCTTGGTTTGTTTGTTAAGCCTAAATTGGGCGTGAAACTATTAAAATGGTCCTTCGATCAAAAGATGCTCGACTATGCGGGTACGTACAAACCGCCTCTTCAAATTTTAATCACATCTGGAAAAGACAATTCGcctattgatttttattttgagctTTTG aaaAGTGACGACaatttggatttgccagtATTTGAGCTTGGAGTTTCGGGACACTATGCGAGTCCCACAGCTAGGCGAGATAACTCAAGTTTGGAGTTTCTTAAAACTCTTCCGGATTTTGCCTACTCAATGGAATGGCCAAGCAGCTATGAAagacatatattttaa